A window of bacterium contains these coding sequences:
- the dnaX gene encoding DNA polymerase III subunit gamma/tau, with translation MRLALYRKYRPKVFADLVGQDELRTVIQNAARRDLLAQAYLFYGPRGTGKTTSARLVAKLANCETRRVDAKFKTVGEPCNKCAPCADIDSGTALDVIEIDAASNRGIDEIRSLREGIKLSPTSYPYKVFIVDEMHMLTREAFNALLKTLEEPPAHAMLILATTEYDKVPATITSRTQRFHFGKLSVATIVEKLSRIAREEKMKTGGEVLELIASASEGSLRDAESLLDQVFTSGALSDIASVERLIGKVGGRVTGDIAELLLQKNLSKTLEYLSRLYEGGHNVTDLTKELVNYFRRVLALKFDPALQDMYAHELTAAELARVKSHAAVADVTRVLPLMKSLIRAYGEMRYSPLVIAPLEVAVIENLKE, from the coding sequence ATGCGTCTTGCGCTTTATCGTAAATATCGTCCGAAAGTTTTTGCGGATCTCGTGGGTCAGGATGAGCTCCGTACCGTTATCCAAAACGCGGCGCGGAGGGATTTGCTCGCTCAGGCGTATCTTTTTTATGGTCCGCGCGGAACAGGCAAAACCACGTCGGCGCGGTTGGTGGCAAAACTCGCGAACTGTGAAACGCGAAGGGTGGACGCGAAATTTAAGACCGTGGGCGAGCCGTGCAACAAGTGCGCCCCATGCGCCGACATTGATTCCGGAACGGCGCTGGATGTCATCGAAATTGACGCCGCTTCCAACCGCGGTATTGACGAGATCCGCAGTTTGCGTGAAGGCATCAAACTTTCCCCTACTTCGTATCCGTACAAGGTTTTTATTGTTGATGAGATGCACATGCTGACACGCGAGGCATTTAACGCGCTTTTAAAAACACTGGAGGAGCCGCCTGCTCACGCGATGCTGATTCTCGCGACTACCGAATACGACAAAGTTCCCGCGACCATCACTTCCCGCACCCAGCGGTTTCACTTCGGAAAACTTTCGGTGGCAACGATTGTGGAAAAACTTTCCCGCATTGCCCGCGAGGAAAAAATGAAGACCGGCGGTGAAGTGCTGGAGCTCATCGCTTCGGCATCCGAGGGAAGTTTGCGCGACGCCGAATCGCTGCTTGACCAGGTGTTTACTTCGGGCGCACTTTCCGATATCGCCTCTGTGGAGCGCCTCATCGGAAAAGTCGGCGGGCGCGTAACCGGTGATATTGCCGAATTGCTGCTTCAGAAAAATCTTTCGAAGACGCTGGAATATCTTTCGCGTCTGTATGAAGGAGGGCACAACGTGACGGACTTGACCAAAGAACTCGTCAATTATTTTCGGCGCGTTCTGGCATTGAAGTTTGATCCCGCGCTTCAAGACATGTACGCCCATGAACTTACCGCCGCGGAATTGGCGCGCGTAAAATCTCATGCTGCCGTTGCCGATGTCACCCGCGTTTTGCCGCTGATGAAATCTCTTATTCGCGCCTATGGCGAAATGCGCTACAGCCCACTGGTCATTGCTCCGCTTGAAGTCGCGGTGATTGAAAATTTAAAGGAGTGA
- a CDS encoding DUF2079 domain-containing protein, which yields MTSLHAYRAIVVAVILYIIIFGVVTALRHYNFQTQTWDMGVFDQLFWNTIHGRIMQGSIEEIPDHFGVHWSPGLLLLVPGYALFPSPYYLLFIQVLALAAGALPLYRLAMRMLQRESLAKLITVAYLLYPSLHWLNLFDFHEIAFFVPALLAALYYADAERWGWASFWFAIAASMKEDAIIAVAFAGLYFLIRRKDATFAWWNRNRLYAAFIALGALLYIVLAVKVFMPAFGGGLLRLDRYAALGSSVGEIVTNLVRNPTLFARTILTLPKMDYLLWLFAPLAFLPLFSGRAFLLIVPGLLENLLTTNRFQFSTFYQYDAILIPGMFFCAVYGLRNVVRRWPAWERFARRALVIAVAIGFFVRSPVNPFTFPFNLFGTNSRWQIFRELSRDIPENLSVTAQTNLLPHLAHREKIYQLGMERAFADVAFIDINDPFGFGDNTDAFAAYAKQYIENPAYDVTAYNDRYVVARKKP from the coding sequence ATGACTTCCTTGCACGCGTATCGAGCGATCGTCGTTGCCGTCATACTCTACATCATCATATTCGGCGTCGTAACCGCGCTCCGCCACTATAATTTCCAAACCCAAACCTGGGACATGGGCGTGTTTGATCAGCTGTTTTGGAACACTATTCACGGCCGCATCATGCAGGGGAGCATCGAGGAAATCCCGGATCACTTCGGCGTCCACTGGAGCCCGGGGCTATTACTGCTCGTGCCGGGTTACGCGCTCTTTCCCTCACCATACTATTTGCTTTTTATCCAAGTCCTGGCGCTCGCCGCTGGCGCCTTGCCGCTCTACCGACTTGCAATGCGCATGTTGCAACGGGAATCGCTCGCGAAACTTATCACTGTCGCGTATCTCTTGTACCCATCCCTGCATTGGCTAAACCTTTTTGATTTCCACGAAATCGCCTTTTTTGTTCCGGCGCTGCTTGCGGCGCTCTACTATGCCGACGCCGAGCGGTGGGGATGGGCGTCGTTTTGGTTCGCGATTGCCGCAAGCATGAAGGAAGACGCGATTATTGCCGTGGCGTTTGCCGGACTATATTTTCTTATTCGCCGGAAAGACGCAACATTCGCGTGGTGGAATCGCAATCGGTTATACGCGGCGTTCATCGCGCTCGGCGCGCTGCTCTACATTGTATTGGCGGTTAAGGTATTTATGCCGGCATTCGGCGGGGGATTACTGCGCCTCGACCGCTACGCGGCGCTCGGGAGCTCGGTTGGAGAAATTGTAACAAACCTTGTCCGTAATCCGACGCTGTTTGCGCGCACCATTCTCACGCTTCCGAAGATGGATTATTTGCTTTGGCTGTTCGCGCCGCTCGCGTTTTTACCGCTATTTTCCGGCCGGGCATTTTTGCTTATCGTTCCGGGGCTGCTGGAAAATCTTTTGACCACAAACCGGTTTCAGTTTTCAACATTCTATCAATACGACGCAATCCTTATTCCGGGAATGTTTTTTTGCGCGGTCTACGGGTTGCGCAATGTCGTGAGACGCTGGCCGGCATGGGAGCGCTTTGCGCGGCGAGCTCTTGTCATTGCTGTCGCTATCGGATTCTTTGTGCGCTCGCCCGTGAATCCGTTTACATTCCCGTTTAATCTTTTTGGAACAAACTCACGCTGGCAGATATTTCGTGAATTATCGCGGGACATTCCCGAAAATCTTTCCGTTACCGCGCAAACAAACCTGCTCCCGCACCTTGCGCACCGCGAAAAAATATACCAACTCGGCATGGAGCGCGCGTTCGCGGATGTCGCGTTTATCGACATCAATGATCCGTTCGGGTTCGGCGATAATACCGACGCGTTCGCCGCGTACGCAAAACAATATATTGAAAACCCAGCTTACGATGTTACCGCGTATAACGATCGCTACGTTGTTGCCAGAAAAAAACCGTAA
- a CDS encoding FAD-dependent oxidoreductase, whose amino-acid sequence MMTATRIHSEKKSIVILGAGFGGLRTAILLAKALRRARLTNRYALYLIDRNSYHTYTPTLYEVATTSKETANYIQLRDIVTFDVASLVSGFPEINFIHDAITALDLPNGDIHCGGHEMKFDYLVLAMGSETNYFDIPGLHEHSLPLKSFMDAIVLRDRVLARYAEGGTLRIVIGGGGSTGVELAGELQGWFTELRAKIHLACAPTVTIIEGAPTILTGYASGIIAKAAARLSHLGVTVITSERITGVTSAEVTLQSGHTAPYDILIWTGGVRAAALMGSLPLKRESKGRVEVAGEMQCFPQTGDLKLYETIYGIGDAVCFFDPVTKKPVPLVARAALIQADIVASNIMRQILIAEKRRHSVALLRYHPVEYPYIIPVGGKYAIAKIGPFIFSGFLAWILKGLIELSYLSSILPPGRTVITWLKGLRIFLRNDRLG is encoded by the coding sequence ATGATGACCGCAACGAGAATACATTCCGAGAAGAAATCCATCGTCATCTTGGGCGCGGGTTTTGGAGGGCTCAGAACAGCAATATTACTCGCGAAAGCATTGCGTAGAGCGCGGCTCACCAACCGCTACGCGCTCTATCTCATTGACCGCAACAGCTACCATACCTATACGCCGACACTCTACGAGGTTGCGACCACATCAAAGGAAACCGCGAATTATATCCAGCTCCGCGATATCGTTACGTTTGATGTCGCCTCCCTTGTTTCCGGATTCCCTGAAATCAACTTTATCCACGATGCCATAACGGCGCTTGATCTTCCGAACGGCGACATTCATTGCGGCGGCCATGAAATGAAATTTGATTATCTTGTACTCGCGATGGGCTCCGAAACCAACTACTTTGACATTCCGGGGCTCCATGAACATTCGTTGCCGCTCAAGTCTTTTATGGACGCTATCGTGCTCCGCGACCGCGTACTTGCGCGCTACGCGGAAGGCGGAACGCTGCGTATTGTTATCGGTGGCGGTGGCTCAACCGGCGTAGAGCTTGCCGGTGAACTCCAAGGGTGGTTTACCGAACTCCGCGCGAAGATTCACCTCGCATGCGCGCCGACGGTAACAATCATTGAAGGAGCGCCTACAATACTTACAGGATATGCCTCGGGCATCATCGCAAAGGCAGCGGCGCGTTTATCGCATCTTGGCGTTACGGTTATTACAAGCGAACGCATCACGGGCGTTACCTCCGCCGAAGTAACGCTGCAAAGCGGCCATACGGCGCCGTACGACATTCTTATTTGGACCGGCGGCGTGAGAGCCGCAGCGCTCATGGGCTCCCTGCCGCTGAAGCGGGAATCAAAAGGGCGCGTTGAGGTCGCCGGCGAGATGCAGTGCTTTCCGCAGACCGGTGATTTGAAACTTTATGAGACTATCTACGGCATCGGCGACGCCGTGTGCTTTTTTGACCCGGTAACGAAAAAACCCGTGCCGCTTGTCGCGCGGGCAGCGCTTATTCAAGCGGACATTGTCGCGAGCAATATCATGCGGCAGATTCTTATCGCTGAAAAACGCCGTCATAGCGTGGCGCTGTTGCGTTATCATCCCGTAGAGTATCCGTACATCATTCCGGTTGGCGGCAAATACGCCATCGCAAAAATAGGGCCGTTTATTTTTTCAGGATTCCTCGCGTGGATCTTGAAGGGGCTTATTGAGCTTTCGTATCTTTCCTCGATACTCCCCCCTGGACGCACCGTCATCACGTGGCTCAAAGGACTTCGTATTTTTTTACGGAATGACCGGCTAGGATAA
- a CDS encoding ice-binding family protein codes for MKNYHLSVFVITVYATFAASAVFAASPVPVNLGLAGKYVVLAGSGITNSRISTILGNVAISPAGRSSIVGLGVDEVTGKVYAADDVTSGVKENLAQAQSDLATAYADAAGRAADAIPLSGNIGGQKLVPGLYVATGDLELSSGELTLDGLGDPNAVWIFKIGGAFKMTSGRTVALTGGAQAQNIYWQVGTIATIGSGAIFRGIIMADQSITIGPVARLDGRALAKNGSVTLAYNLITEPTDAPAVAPAPSSAPQQALPIIPTTSSAPAPTASADVQLAALLAQLAELQSQVGQSVPAAPAAPVVAASAAVTAPLGTIKHLQQFLNAKGFQIAASGAGSPGKETSTFGGLTKKALCKFQVKTGIVPTSGNSSCGVYGPKTKQVVRDMSR; via the coding sequence ATGAAAAATTATCATTTGTCGGTGTTTGTGATTACTGTTTATGCAACCTTCGCCGCGTCCGCGGTCTTTGCGGCAAGTCCGGTGCCTGTAAACCTTGGGTTGGCGGGAAAATACGTCGTACTCGCCGGGTCCGGCATTACCAACAGCAGAATTTCTACGATTCTCGGAAATGTCGCGATTAGCCCCGCGGGCAGATCAAGTATTGTCGGGCTCGGGGTGGACGAGGTAACCGGAAAAGTTTACGCGGCGGACGATGTGACGTCGGGCGTAAAGGAAAATCTCGCGCAGGCGCAAAGCGATCTCGCGACTGCATATGCCGATGCGGCAGGACGCGCTGCGGATGCAATTCCTCTTTCCGGAAACATCGGCGGACAGAAACTTGTTCCCGGGCTTTATGTAGCAACAGGCGACCTTGAATTATCTTCCGGAGAATTGACGCTTGATGGCTTGGGCGACCCGAACGCGGTTTGGATATTTAAGATCGGCGGGGCGTTCAAAATGACGAGCGGTCGTACCGTCGCCTTGACCGGCGGCGCGCAAGCTCAAAATATTTATTGGCAAGTGGGTACGATAGCCACTATCGGCAGTGGCGCAATCTTCCGTGGCATCATCATGGCGGACCAGTCCATTACCATCGGACCAGTCGCGCGGCTGGACGGCAGGGCGCTGGCGAAAAACGGCAGTGTGACGCTTGCGTATAACCTTATCACCGAACCGACGGATGCTCCCGCGGTTGCGCCCGCGCCGTCTTCGGCGCCTCAGCAAGCACTGCCTATTATTCCGACAACATCCTCGGCGCCCGCGCCGACCGCGTCCGCTGATGTCCAGCTTGCCGCGCTTTTGGCACAGTTAGCGGAGCTACAGTCGCAAGTCGGACAAAGCGTGCCCGCGGCACCGGCCGCTCCGGTGGTCGCTGCTTCCGCCGCAGTCACCGCCCCGCTTGGGACCATCAAACATCTTCAGCAATTTCTGAACGCTAAAGGATTCCAGATTGCCGCAAGCGGCGCGGGCTCACCCGGGAAAGAAACGAGCACGTTCGGAGGTTTGACAAAGAAGGCCTTGTGCAAGTTTCAAGTGAAAACCGGTATCGTTCCAACCTCAGGCAACAGCTCGTGCGGCGTGTATGGTCCGAAAACGAAACAGGTTGTGCGCGACATGAGTCGGTAG
- a CDS encoding DEAD/DEAH box helicase: MNEEPILTEQAGAGFTDLGIAPAILAALDQLKYSIPTPIQRQAIPTAIQGNDVIGIAQTGTGKTLAFGIPMIQRLVQAPGRGLVILPTRELALQVDEALHRVGAGLGITTTVLIGGTSLTPQIRALGRNPRIVIATPGRLIDHLNQRTLTLNAVRILVLDEADRMLDMGFAPQIRKIFDHLPKERQTMLFSATMPKEIMSLATAQMKLPIRVEVAPAGTTAERVTQELFIIIKSDKNRLIERLLGTHAVTTLIFTRTKHGAKRLTQTIHDMGHTVAEIHSNRSLNQRRIALDGFKSGKYRVLVATDIASRGIDVQGIGLVINYDVPTDAEDYVHRIGRTARAGERGHAITLVTPEQRGEIRDIERLVRQTLRVSPLPELPPERPRSIVPDRESHFGQRPRSGGPHRTPRFGGGRGQRRS; encoded by the coding sequence ATGAACGAAGAACCGATTTTAACGGAGCAAGCAGGGGCGGGGTTTACCGATTTAGGCATAGCGCCGGCGATTCTCGCGGCGCTGGATCAGCTCAAATACTCCATCCCCACCCCGATTCAGCGACAGGCGATCCCAACCGCGATACAAGGAAATGATGTTATTGGTATCGCGCAGACCGGTACTGGAAAAACGCTTGCGTTCGGCATCCCGATGATTCAACGACTGGTTCAGGCTCCGGGTCGCGGTCTTGTTATTCTTCCGACGAGGGAACTCGCGCTTCAAGTGGATGAGGCGTTGCATCGGGTCGGCGCGGGGTTGGGTATTACCACAACCGTACTCATCGGAGGCACCTCGCTTACGCCGCAAATTCGGGCGCTCGGGAGAAACCCGCGCATCGTCATCGCAACGCCGGGCCGGCTTATTGATCACTTAAACCAGCGGACGCTTACGTTAAACGCGGTGCGCATCCTCGTGCTGGATGAGGCCGACCGCATGCTTGATATGGGTTTCGCGCCACAGATACGAAAAATTTTTGACCATTTGCCGAAGGAGCGCCAGACCATGCTTTTTTCCGCGACTATGCCAAAGGAAATTATGAGTTTGGCAACCGCGCAAATGAAACTTCCTATCCGCGTGGAAGTCGCTCCCGCGGGGACAACCGCCGAACGCGTGACGCAGGAACTTTTTATTATCATCAAGAGCGACAAGAATCGCCTGATTGAACGGTTGCTGGGAACGCACGCGGTCACCACGCTTATTTTTACCAGGACGAAGCATGGAGCGAAGCGGCTGACGCAGACGATTCACGATATGGGCCATACGGTGGCGGAAATCCACTCTAACCGATCACTGAATCAGCGGCGCATTGCCTTGGACGGATTCAAGTCCGGGAAATATCGGGTGCTTGTCGCGACTGATATCGCCTCACGCGGCATTGATGTTCAGGGCATCGGACTGGTAATCAACTATGATGTGCCGACTGACGCCGAAGATTATGTGCATCGCATCGGCCGCACGGCGCGTGCGGGAGAACGCGGACATGCGATTACGCTTGTGACGCCCGAACAACGCGGTGAAATCCGCGACATTGAACGGCTAGTGCGGCAGACATTACGTGTTTCCCCGCTTCCGGAATTACCGCCGGAGCGACCTCGGAGTATTGTGCCTGATCGCGAAAGTCACTTCGGACAACGACCACGATCCGGCGGTCCGCATCGTACCCCGCGTTTTGGGGGAGGCCGCGGTCAGCGGCGGTCATAG
- a CDS encoding ATP-binding cassette domain-containing protein gives MPSDEVIIRFNKVSFEYGPNKPILHEADFSLRNGFKATLMGQNGAGKSTIFQLITGGLKPDSGTLSVANKLTIATARQVIPRDQMQLTVREFFEQSFSPATLARVSGGRGKIYDIDPRIDDVLSIVNLKAPHDRIMKSFSGGQQARLLLASALIQNPDLLLLDEPTNNLDKAGIAHLTQFLIDYKKTCIVISHDAAFLNAFAQGVLYLDIFTHTLEQYAGNYFDVVTEIEKRLERERMKNVRLEKDIANRREQAGFFAQKGGHMRDVARKMREKIEELEEDLVDVRREDKTIRNFIIPCQENLTGNILELTSATVIKHHKPVEKKVHVILKKGERLLLTGPNGIGKTTLLEKLAGGHAKGEHVLPGTRIGYYRQDFGTLDFNATVYTALADAMQQHGTDHELRAKAAGFLLDEDVLKRKIGVLSEGQKGLVAFAQLVLARPGLLILDEPTNHINFRHIPTIAQALDKYEGAMILVSHVPDFVEKIKINQTLDLETL, from the coding sequence ATGCCCAGCGACGAAGTCATTATCCGATTTAATAAGGTATCGTTTGAGTACGGACCGAATAAGCCCATATTACATGAGGCGGATTTTTCTTTGCGCAATGGTTTTAAGGCGACATTAATGGGTCAGAACGGTGCCGGCAAAAGCACAATTTTTCAGCTGATTACCGGCGGCTTAAAACCCGATTCCGGAACATTAAGCGTCGCGAATAAACTGACTATCGCTACCGCGCGCCAGGTGATCCCCCGCGATCAGATGCAGCTTACAGTAAGAGAGTTTTTTGAACAAAGTTTTTCCCCCGCGACGTTGGCGCGCGTGTCGGGCGGCCGGGGAAAAATCTATGATATTGACCCGCGCATTGACGACGTACTTTCGATCGTGAACCTTAAGGCTCCGCATGACCGGATTATGAAGTCGTTTTCCGGCGGGCAGCAGGCGCGGTTGTTGCTTGCCTCGGCGCTTATACAGAACCCGGACTTGTTACTGCTTGATGAGCCGACCAACAATCTTGATAAAGCGGGGATCGCGCACTTAACTCAATTTCTTATTGACTATAAAAAAACATGCATTGTTATTTCGCACGACGCCGCATTCTTGAACGCATTTGCCCAAGGCGTCCTCTATCTTGATATTTTTACCCACACGCTTGAGCAATATGCCGGAAACTATTTTGATGTGGTGACGGAAATCGAAAAACGTCTTGAGCGCGAGCGCATGAAAAATGTCCGGTTGGAAAAGGACATCGCGAATCGGAGGGAGCAGGCGGGGTTCTTCGCGCAGAAGGGAGGCCACATGCGCGATGTCGCGAGGAAAATGCGTGAAAAGATTGAGGAGCTGGAAGAAGATCTTGTGGATGTGCGCAGAGAAGACAAAACCATCCGCAACTTCATCATCCCCTGCCAGGAAAATCTGACGGGTAATATTTTGGAGCTTACTTCCGCCACGGTGATCAAACATCATAAGCCGGTTGAGAAAAAAGTTCACGTGATATTAAAAAAAGGTGAACGGCTGCTTTTGACCGGGCCGAACGGCATCGGAAAAACGACGCTGCTGGAAAAACTTGCCGGCGGTCACGCGAAGGGTGAGCACGTACTACCCGGCACGCGCATCGGATATTACCGACAGGATTTTGGAACGTTGGATTTCAACGCAACGGTATATACGGCGCTTGCCGACGCAATGCAGCAACACGGAACTGACCATGAATTACGCGCCAAGGCGGCCGGGTTTCTTCTTGACGAAGATGTGTTGAAAAGAAAAATTGGCGTGCTTTCCGAGGGGCAAAAGGGTCTCGTCGCGTTCGCGCAGCTGGTGCTGGCGCGTCCGGGGCTCTTGATATTAGACGAGCCGACGAATCACATTAATTTTCGGCACATCCCGACCATCGCCCAGGCGCTGGATAAATACGAAGGAGCGATGATTCTTGTAAGTCACGTCCCGGACTTTGTCGAAAAAATAAAAATTAACCAGACGTTGGACCTCGAAACTCTTTAA
- a CDS encoding DHHA1 domain-containing protein, producing MKKDIVVIYHGECKDGFGGAFAAWKKFGNRARYIPYRHGDVPKTDFSGATVYFIDLCYSVPELKIVRENNERIVLIDHHKSNADKVGLVDESLYEMEHSGSVLAWTYFHPKVKMPKLLTYIEDTDLGRWSLPHTREVFSYIGAHPYEFNAWSRLAKTFEGAPSRKRAIAEGKLVLARETKIIQELAADAELVEFEGFRCFAANSPMLVTGIGTELVRRNPPISIVWAKRGGYYRVSLRSVGEVDVAKIAQKYGGGGHKNASGFTIPENTPFPWKAVNN from the coding sequence ATGAAAAAAGACATCGTCGTTATCTACCACGGTGAGTGCAAGGACGGTTTCGGCGGCGCGTTCGCGGCGTGGAAAAAATTCGGTAACCGCGCGCGCTACATTCCGTATCGGCACGGTGACGTCCCGAAAACGGATTTTTCCGGCGCGACGGTATATTTCATTGACCTTTGTTATTCCGTGCCGGAACTGAAAATTGTACGCGAGAATAACGAGCGCATTGTCCTCATTGACCACCATAAATCAAACGCGGATAAGGTTGGGCTGGTTGATGAGTCGCTGTATGAAATGGAACACTCCGGATCGGTGCTTGCGTGGACGTACTTCCATCCGAAGGTAAAAATGCCGAAGCTCCTCACATATATTGAAGACACCGATTTGGGAAGGTGGTCGTTGCCGCACACGCGCGAAGTTTTTTCTTATATCGGCGCGCATCCGTATGAATTTAACGCATGGAGCCGTCTCGCGAAAACATTTGAGGGGGCGCCGAGCCGGAAGCGCGCGATCGCCGAAGGAAAATTGGTGCTTGCGCGAGAAACAAAAATCATACAGGAGCTTGCCGCGGACGCTGAACTCGTTGAGTTTGAGGGATTCCGGTGTTTTGCCGCGAACTCGCCGATGCTTGTGACGGGTATCGGAACCGAACTTGTTCGCCGTAACCCCCCTATAAGCATTGTGTGGGCAAAGCGTGGCGGCTATTATCGCGTATCGCTCCGATCGGTAGGGGAAGTGGACGTTGCGAAAATCGCGCAAAAATACGGCGGAGGAGGACATAAAAACGCGTCGGGTTTCACGATTCCAGAAAATACGCCGTTCCCGTGGAAGGCGGTAAATAACTAA
- a CDS encoding response regulator — protein sequence MKQILIIDDNESFLAALQEMLSQKKDITVLTATNGEEGLRVAEERKPNLIACDIMMPKINGIEFLRQLKLNPEFARVPVVMMTVLESMHMIEEAIKLGCVGYLEKHRLDLKDLTEKLLNFLQ from the coding sequence ATGAAGCAAATTCTTATCATTGATGACAACGAATCTTTCCTTGCGGCATTGCAGGAAATGTTGTCTCAAAAAAAGGATATTACGGTGCTTACCGCGACGAATGGCGAGGAAGGGTTGCGTGTTGCGGAGGAGCGCAAACCAAACCTCATCGCGTGCGATATCATGATGCCAAAAATAAACGGCATTGAATTTTTACGCCAATTAAAACTAAACCCTGAGTTCGCGCGTGTCCCTGTTGTTATGATGACTGTGCTTGAAAGCATGCACATGATCGAAGAAGCAATCAAGCTTGGGTGCGTCGGCTACCTGGAAAAACACCGTCTTGATTTGAAAGATCTTACAGAAAAATTGTTGAATTTTCTTCAATAG
- a CDS encoding ribonuclease HI family protein, with product MAAQMLFPDKELVISTDGGARGNPGPAAIGAVVGGKPYGEYIGETTNNVAEYKALIFALKKAIALLGKEKAEETNIHCNMDSELIINQMNGIYKVKSTDLQPLFIEAWNLRQDFKSVRFTHIPREENKLADRMVNEALDKALKSSL from the coding sequence ATGGCAGCACAGATGCTTTTTCCAGACAAAGAGTTGGTTATCTCCACTGACGGCGGAGCAAGAGGGAATCCGGGCCCGGCCGCTATCGGCGCGGTTGTCGGAGGGAAACCATACGGTGAATATATCGGGGAGACAACAAACAATGTCGCCGAGTACAAGGCGCTGATTTTCGCGCTGAAAAAAGCGATTGCGTTGCTCGGCAAAGAAAAAGCAGAGGAGACGAATATACATTGCAACATGGACAGCGAGCTTATCATCAATCAAATGAACGGGATATATAAGGTTAAAAGCACCGACCTGCAACCGCTCTTTATTGAGGCGTGGAACTTGCGCCAGGACTTCAAATCGGTACGCTTCACGCATATTCCACGCGAAGAAAACAAGCTCGCCGACAGAATGGTCAACGAGGCACTTGACAAAGCATTAAAAAGCAGTTTATGA
- a CDS encoding DUF1059 domain-containing protein — translation MKSFACRDMGFDCDYVATAESVEEVMTKADSHGAAVHKAAVEEMVKKMTVEELKAAVQSKVKDL, via the coding sequence ATGAAATCATTCGCATGCCGGGATATGGGGTTTGACTGCGACTACGTCGCAACCGCGGAGTCCGTGGAAGAAGTTATGACAAAAGCGGATAGCCACGGAGCGGCCGTCCACAAAGCAGCCGTGGAGGAGATGGTCAAGAAAATGACAGTAGAAGAATTGAAGGCGGCGGTACAGTCAAAGGTGAAAGATCTCTAA
- the pgk gene encoding phosphoglycerate kinase: protein MKTLRDIQASDLSSEVVILRVDLNVEDTHDSWRREAIIPTLKWLLSRNARVLMISHRGRPTPTDNAASAAGNSSVTLRGNVAPLARMLGRAVMFIDHFRFAEIRDALRAAPAGSVYLMENIRLLMGEETNSAPLAKTLASLGTLYINDAFAVSHRKHASVVAITRYLPSYGGLLMERECGTLREMISKAAHPFVVIIGGIKAQDKMPVISRFLPRADTFLFGGSIANTILKATGTDIGDSVCDPEFIALGKRLAKNRKVVVMRDWLWDKNKILDIGPETIADFTAHIKTAKTVLWNGPLGLVEHTRYANGSVAIAEAIAKSKAFSVVGGGETTQLIRSLGLQKKISLLSTGGGAMLAFLAGKNLPGIEALK, encoded by the coding sequence ATGAAGACACTGCGCGACATACAGGCATCCGACCTCTCGAGCGAAGTTGTCATTCTTCGTGTTGATCTAAACGTGGAAGACACGCACGATTCCTGGCGCAGAGAAGCAATCATCCCAACGTTAAAGTGGCTCCTGTCGCGCAATGCCCGCGTGCTGATGATCAGCCATCGCGGACGGCCGACTCCGACGGACAATGCCGCGTCCGCGGCCGGCAACTCATCCGTAACGCTCCGTGGTAATGTCGCGCCGCTCGCGCGGATGTTGGGAAGAGCGGTGATGTTCATCGATCATTTCCGCTTTGCTGAAATTCGCGATGCGCTCCGCGCGGCTCCCGCGGGAAGCGTATATCTTATGGAAAATATCCGACTGCTCATGGGCGAGGAGACGAATAGCGCGCCGCTCGCGAAAACGCTCGCGTCGCTCGGAACGTTGTATATAAACGACGCGTTCGCGGTGTCGCACCGTAAGCACGCTTCGGTCGTGGCAATCACGCGCTACCTCCCGTCATATGGCGGGCTGCTCATGGAACGTGAATGCGGAACACTCCGAGAAATGATAAGCAAGGCGGCCCATCCGTTTGTGGTAATCATCGGCGGCATTAAGGCGCAAGACAAGATGCCGGTTATCAGCAGATTCCTGCCACGCGCGGATACATTTCTTTTCGGCGGAAGCATTGCGAATACCATACTTAAGGCGACAGGGACGGACATTGGGGATTCGGTATGTGATCCAGAGTTTATCGCGCTTGGAAAACGATTGGCAAAAAATAGAAAGGTTGTTGTGATGCGCGATTGGCTTTGGGACAAAAATAAAATACTGGACATCGGCCCGGAAACAATCGCGGATTTCACGGCACATATCAAAACAGCAAAAACGGTGCTGTGGAACGGCCCGCTTGGCCTCGTGGAGCATACACGTTACGCGAACGGTTCCGTCGCAATCGCCGAGGCAATCGCGAAAAGCAAAGCGTTTTCCGTTGTCGGCGGAGGCGAAACAACCCAACTCATCCGTTCACTTGGTCTGCAGAAAAAAATTTCTCTGCTTTCAACCGGTGGAGGAGCGATGCTTGCATTTCTCGCCGGCAAAAACCTGCCCGGCATTGAAGCGTTAAAGTGA